Within Populus trichocarpa isolate Nisqually-1 chromosome 6, P.trichocarpa_v4.1, whole genome shotgun sequence, the genomic segment cacggacacccacgttaaattgaaaaaaaaaaaagaatattacaaCATCCATGCATACATGCTAGAAAACAATGTCCTAACGATTGAGTACGAGATCAAAGCATTAAGTTCTTCCAACAGGTTGTTTGCTGACATTTTCTTAGATATTGAAAgccaaattgaataaaaaatcttgaatgtGACACCGAGGCCAAGCAAGGCAAGACCTTGTTAGGGCATTGCAAATTGTTTAGTTACTATTTTGGAATAAAAGATATGAAAACACTAGAGATAGGTGTTATATCTATCTTCTtgtactttttatataaaaaataaatttattttatatatttatatcagtctcttcaattaaatgtataatttttttatttcaagatattAACCAAAttctatattaatttatgtGCTTATTTAATGTTAATGTTGGGGTaggttgtgttttttaaaatgtttttaattttttctttaaaaataatataaaattgatattattttaatgatattaataaaataatattaagaattaaatattttgaaaaaaaacacacacgtAATATAGCTTTCACAACTTTTTTGGatatataacttttattaatCTCTTTTACAACTGCCCACATGATTGTTGTGTGGTGGCCCCAATTCAATGGCTCAAATCATAAATAGTTTCTTCGGCCTCTTTttgttcccttttcttttcctttttaaacaCAGAAAAACAGTTTACTAGGaagataaaaagaattgaaaaagattcaaaaaaaaggaaagacaaTTCCTAGCACTGGAAGAAGACCCAAAACAAAGTGTTAACCAATCTACACACACAAACCCTTCCCATGGTGTTCCACGACTTGCAACCTCTCTCTTTGTTGAACCCACAAAGCTAAGGAACCTCAAAGTCCTAACATATATCTCAATCTTCATGTGTTCTTTCAACTTAGATACAAACAAACAATGAAGCTTCTTCATCTTGTTCTTGCTCTTCAAACAGTTCCCATTTGGTTTTTTCACTTATGTCTAGTAGTAGTACATGCCATACAAGAAGACCCACTTGTTTCTTCACCACCCCCCTCTCCCATTTCTCCCATTTCCACTTCCATGGCTGCCTTCTCTCCAGGTACTTAAAAGGGCcctttttagttttcaaaagaAATGATTTTGGGGTGGTTTAAGtgatttcaaaaattcaaactttctGTGCCAAATTTAAGTAACGACTACATAATATAGTGCATTTATGGCTTCACATTACATGTAACAAAAAGTTTAGTTCTTTGGGGCATGATCCCATCTCTCTACACAGTGTTGATAGAGTTTCAAGATTTAGTTTTTatggttcttttcttttttgaaaaagctTAATAAGCTAAAAGGTTTGCTTCTTTGTATAATTTGACCAGGGGTTGAATTGGAAATGGGAATCAAAGACCAACAAAAGCACGAGGAGTTGCACAAGAAAATGATTCTGTTACTCATTGTTTGTTGTAGCATTCTTGTTGTTATcgtctttctttctctgttttcttgTTTCATTTACTACAGGAAGTCCTGTCAGAAGAAGAAAGCTTCTCAGTGTTCAGGTGCTTAGGTTTCTTTTTCTACAAACAATTCATCTTTATTTTACTCCAAAATTTGTATTCactgttgtgttttttgttagTAATTCTTTGTTTTGATGTGAAGATGCGGAGAAAGGGCTTTCATTGTCACCATTTTTTGGCAAATTCAGTTCCTTGAGAATGGTTAGTAACAAGGGATCTGTTTCATTAATCGATTATAAGATACTAGAGGAAGGAACAAACAATTTTGAAGATGATAAATTGTTGGGGAGGGGTGGATTTGGACTTGTATATAAGGCTGTATTGGAAGATGACTCAAGTATTGCAGTCAAGAAACTAGACTGTGCAACTGATGATGCACAGAGAGAATTTGAGGTGCTATCAATTTTCTTGAAgatttgatgcattttttttccttttagatttgttttcttggtggtgatttgttgttaattcgAATTGCAGAATGAGGTGGGTTTGTTAAGCAAATTTCAGCATCCAAATATAATTTCTATTGTGGGCTATAGTGTTCATGAGGAGATGGGGTTCATTATTTATGAGTTGATGTCCAATGGGTCCCTTGAAGATCTATTGCATGGTAAAATATTtgtccccttttttttttcagggttATTGTGTCATGGTAGATGAGTTAAGACATTATGAAATATAGAagtgctaatatatatatatatattactttttttttcatggattttGTTGATGCTGTAGGAACTTCTCGCGGATCTTCATTAAACTGGCATTTAAGGTTGAAAATTGCTCTTGATACAGCAAGGTGAGTTGCTGTTTTCTTTctgttgatttttaaatttcttttgtttgtttgtttttctttgagtATTTGCTTATTTCAAATTGTTGACTCTAGAGGATTAGAATATCTGCACGAGTTCTGCAAGCCAGCAGTGATCCATAGAGATCTGAAATCATCTAATATACTTTTGGATGCCAACTTCAATGCCAAGGtaaaaatgtataaatttttttagtttgtgttaaattaatgaaactctcaattattttcttcttccatcACTTCACTTtgccttctctctctttctcttaactTGTGTTTGGATTCAGCTGTCAGATTTCGGTCTTGCTGTAGCTGATAGTTCTCATAACAAGAACAAGCTCAAGCTTTCAGGCACTGTGGGTTATGTAGCCCCTGAGTATCTGCTAGATGGTATGCTAAACTAAACTGGTTAAAATTTCGATATCAGTAGTTTCGACTTGTTAGCTAGACAACAGGGTTGAGTTGAGAGACcgcctttttttatataaactagtTTAGTTTAGGTGAATTTAGGGAGAAGACTGATACATTTTGCATGATTTGATGAGCTTAGAAGCAATGAATCTCAGATAGCATTGTCAAAGCATCTCTGAAGTATGCATTTCCTATCAAAGTTTTATTGGGTCAAAGTGTAAAATGCTACTGCTTGTTTTGAGCTTTCACAATCTAGAACACTCGAATGTTGTGTGATCACTCCATTATTTTGGAGATGATGTAACACTCAAGGTTCATcaaccaaacaattttttaaggATGCCCTTAAGGGAGAAAATCACATGagaatagatgaaaaaaatgtcAGTGAAATGCAAATGACTGGAATCCCattgtatttgttttgcattttgcCATCCCCCCACCTCaagaaataacttttttaaattttataggtGAATTGACAGATAAGAGTGATGTCTATGCTTTTGGAGTTGTGCTTCTGGAGCTTCTATTAGGAAGAAGGCCTGTAGAAAAACTGGCACCAGCTCATTGCCAATCTATAGTAACATGGGTATGTTTACTcatccaaaaaattattttcttttgagagGCAATCATTCAAGATTTCAATAACTATATTTAATGCTATGGCTATTTAAATGCAGGCCATGCCTCAGCTTACTAACAGAGCTGTCCTTCCAACCATTGTGGATCCTGTGATCAGAGATTCAGTAGACGAGAAGTACTTGTTCCAGGTTTGTGAACCTCAAAAACTATAGTTTACTTCTTTGATTGGATGTGTACTATCTAAAAGTGTGAGTGGATTGTTTTGGTATTCTCTGTACATGATTGACTAATGCAAAGCAACCTGGAAAATTTTTCCTTAAAGTAATAAATCTGGATTGGTTTGGTAGTTGTGAGTGGGCACAACAAAATTTTGCCTCAGGTTTGCTTTAGTTCAAGATCGAATTGATCAATTCTGCCCCAAGTGTTGTTGGCAAGGTAGGAGAGAAAAAGGGTCTGTTGAACTAAGAAATGTTTTTAGCCAGGTAAGTTAGTTGAAGTTTTTTAACAAAACCAGACGCATATGGAACCATACTTTAGGTTATTTAGttcctttttaaattgagaGGAGCCAAGTTTCAAACTGGTGGCAATGATAGTTGAGCACGTTTGCCTTGAGTTGCCAAGCTTAGGTAATGTTAGGGTAGATTAGGAATTTCAATTTGCTTGAGTTGGCTAAATGGATAGCAATTTGTGCAGGTTGCTGCAGTGGCTGTATTGTGTATTCAACCAGAGCCGAGTTACCGCCCCCTCATAACAGATGTTGTGCACTCTCTTGTCCCACTGGTTCCTCTTGAGCTTGGAGGGACGCTAAGAGTTGCACAACCTACAACTCCTAGAGGTCATCGACAAGGCTAAGCATCAGGGGAAACTATTTTTGGATGCTGCTGCATCTGCTTTAGTTTGTGTTTGATGAATCATTGATCCACTGCACTTTCTTATGTGCATATTTTGATGTATCATTTGATAATTCATATCTTTGGTTATTTCGGACAAGAAGGTTGATGTCATGCGTTTCAAGAGCATTAGAATCTTTACTCTTGTAAATCGAAACCAAGTTtagagataaagaaaaatagcaTGCCAAATTTGCACCAAGCTCATTTTCAACCTCTTGGCTGTGTACGTAATCAGTTCATCTTTTCTGCAACTTCAAAGAATCTGTAAAACAACATTTTACTTGTCTCATGAATCTTTTGGATCTCTAGATTCAGCAGAGATCTCTCTTCTGTGCTGCAATTCTTTTCAGTTTTTCCCTAATAAAGTTGGAGGTGATCACAGTAAAGAGAATGCCTTGTGAAGAGAAGGTAGAAAGGAAAATTGACACCATGCCACAGTAAAACTACAACTCGCACCAGCTGGGATGTAATAAACAGCCTCAATCAAAGCTCAGTTTACATGGATTTGTGACGGTCATACCAGTGAACATTATTACAAAATTTctgtaaaataatataaactcagTAAAACATCGAAGTCACCAAAATTTATTAACTGTTGGTTCTGGTATACCCGTTCACTATCTCCATCAACTGACATTATGGTAAGAGTCAATAATGGCATCAGCAAGGTATTCACATTTGGCCAAAGACAGTCCTGCCAAGGATATTCTTCCATCCCTTGTCATATAGACATGCCACTTGTTGGTCATATTTTCGCTCTGATCGAACATAAAAAGAACACACAGAAAGATCATGAATTAACGATGGCAATGGAGAGGTTTGAGGGAAATGGAAAAgaacaaattcaagaattcaacCATGAATATAAAATGAGAACAAATgtcatttaaaagaataatatgaagaagatgagttttttttttaatgattctaCCACAACAAAATCACTCGAAAATCgctaaaatgataaaaatttgaggagaaatcACCTGAGTTTTGTTCAAGCCTGTGAAGGAGAACATGCCAATCTGCTTCAGTATAAAAGACCAATCTTTCCCACTCTTATCTTTTGCGGAGAGACTGTCAAATAGTTTCTGCCTCACATTTTTTATCCTTCCAGCCAGCATCTCCATCTCTTCTTTCCATTCATTAAAGAGAATTGGATCCCCAACAACGTTAGCAACAATCCTAGCACCGTGAACAGGAGGATTTGAGTACATTGGTCGGGCAATCCTTTTCAGCTGGCTCTTAAccctgaaaattaaaagaaaaaaaaaaccattatttaaACAGGTATTATGACGTGAGAGAAGTTTTCCCTATCGAATTGGTGGTTCAAACAAATTGTTCACAGGACACCTTTGGCAGAACCCTAATTACAACAAAGGTTCACAAAAGGTCACCCAATAATGAGAAGCAAAAAGTGTAATATTCCATTGTTCACACGACTTAGGATACAATCAATGTCCTCACATCTATGCCATTCCTTTATGGTtcattggaaggaaaaaaaagagagaagaaaacattAACACAGTTCTACTGTAGATATTCAAGCATTCAACAGAAACACGACCTATCAGCTTGGAGACCAAACCAATAAATGGTGATGACAAAACGGATGGTTGCCTggttaatatttaataatacttttatgCATCATATCGAGGACATATTTTTAGGTAATCTTAACCAAAACAAAGGCTAGAAAATGAACAATGCTGCAGTATAGAATAGCATGTATTTTAAGGGAACAGCATCTCAAACTCAACTAGCAAGTGAACAAGCTTTATTTAGCAAATCTATTAATCGCACCTTGCTGCTGCATCTGCCGATGAGCAGACAACATTAATTGCCCCAATTCTTTCAGCATACAAGCCCAAGTTTTTGCTGTACGACTGAGCAATCAAAAGCTCCATACCACGTGCAGCAAACAACCTCACTGATGATGCATCTGCATCGAGGCTTCCACTAGCGAATCCCTAAGAGTACATTGaacaattgaaattaaatatcagTCCCTGAACAGTATTCCAATTCTCAAGGAATTTTTACACGATTACTACAGCAACAAACCACTATAAAGATTTTGTAGTTCACAAAGGCACATCTTTGGTTCAGCAGGACAATTAAATTGATGGTGCAAGTGTAACTCAGATCAGCTTTAAAGCAAATGTATACCTGGTAGGCCACATCAAAAAATGGAACGTGGTTCTTTTCTTGAATGACATCAGCAATTTTCTCCCATTGTTCAGGGGTTGGATCAATACCAGTCGGGTTGTGTGCACAGCCATGAAGCAATACAAATGATCCCTCAGGGGCTGCCtgcaataaaataatagtaCACTTCAGAGAAATGATTCAGTCTGAATCTGAAGTTATGAAAGAAAGATTACCCCCTCTCTCTCTGAATTCCCATACCAAGCACTGATAGTGTATAATTCAATCGCATGCCTGAGCACTGCCCATCCccagagggagggagggggagagagagaggagagtacGCTAGTGCAGATTGAAGTAGTGAGAAAGACAAAAAATGAGATGAAAGATACAGCAGCGTGCTGTTTAGGATGGCCATCAAATGATTCAACACAAAATGGCGAATTGTTTTTTGAGTGCAGTGTAACTGATCTACAACAAACCTTTATGTCTGATATCATCCCCTCAAAATCCAAGCCAACTGTTTTGGGATCATAGTATCGGTACTCGGACCATGGAACTCTTGCATCATTGAAAATATTCTTGTGATTACCTGCAAAATTAGTTTGCTGGCCATTAATGTTGATAGCAACGAGACAAATCATATAAAATGTACAAGGGAGTGACATCACACACCCCAAGTTGGAGATGATATCAGAACTTGCGCTCCAGGAAAATATCTCTCAATGAGCGCTGCAGCTAATCGAAGCGAACCAGTGCCTGAAAGACCTTGAACAGTTGCAACCTGGAAATTTTTTACAAATCGATATCCAGTTTATCATTAATATGTTACTATGTTCTCAGTAATATCTTTATGACAGGGATAGGAAACTGAATtccttttaaaagaaataaaagcttATGTCTTCAACATACTCTTTGTTGTTTTATCACTGGGTTGTCAGCTCCGAATAATAACTCTGCAGTCACCTTATTGAATGCAGCCAAACCTTCAATTGGGAGATACTACATAAAAATGATCGATGTCAGGTGAGTTGAACAAAATATGGAGATTGGAAATTTGTCATTCTTACATTTGAAAATATTGACATACCTCCTTGTTTTCACCCCTCTCCAGCATAAGATTCTCAGCCTagaaatgaaaatcaatttcagaTATGCCATCATAGAAATCATTGTCGCTGCTTGTAAGTTAAAAGATCCAAAGCTAGATTCccattataaaaacatataccATGTAGACTGAAAAGTTTACTGACCTTCTTAACGACATCAAGCACATAAGGCTGTAACTCTTCAGTTCGGTAGGCCCCAACTCCAAGGTTGAGCTTCTTTACATCCGTGTCTGCTCTAAAAGCTTCAGAAACACCAAGGATAGGATCAGGAGGAGCCATAGCTATACCCTCAAAACGAGATACATTAACTGCGACAGTCATAGATATCCGGCCAAATGACTGCAAAtcagggagagaaaaaaaactcacatcTCGAAACCAATACATATCAAGCTCCAATCCTACCAAATAACGCATGTTAAGTCAAAAtcaaatcacatcaaaatcttTAAAGGACCAGAAGCACGCACTGgttaaaaatcatgatttgaaCAAATATGTATAAAGCCTCAATCTTTTACACTTGCAAAAGAACATAGTTTCTGCTTTAGCAAAAATCAAGAATCCTCCAGTAATTACAAAACACAGGatcataaaaacaataattgaataaaaaaactaaagtccCATTAAGAAAAACACGGCATATATACCTTTGCCTTGATAAAGGGATTGCCTTTCTCCTTGTTAAACAATGTACTCACACTACCACTTCCAAGCCTCGCCTTTCCCTGCACAAAACCACAGTTAAAATTCCTGATCCACACCATAAACATCTATTTGGTTGctaagaaaacaacaaaacagaAACTTTTGAATCATAACACAGATTTTCTTAACTTCAATTTACTTGATTGGCCACATTTTCCCAACAACCAAACAGAACACTTCAAAAAATGATGACCCAATAAGGAAAAGCACTAGAAAGTGACAATCAAAGAGAGAATTATCGGTACCTTGAGAATTTCTTGCATAGAAAGTGAAGCAGAAGGAGTGGTAGAAGCTAAAGAAAGCATTGTTGAAGCCATctgaataacaaaaaataacactGCTCGATGATTAGATTTCTAAGGaatgattttgataaaatcaaacagCTACTTGAGTGATCTAAAAGTATTTGTGTGACTGGATTTGACAGAACTGTAAATGGCGCTTGAAATAATGATGGGTTCATTTAAAGAAAACGAAACCTGAAAAAACCGTTGCCTTTAGAAACTAGAAGTGCTGTTGGCGATAGATACTATGAGCTGGTCTCTGGTAATTTTCGTTATCAAGGAATATTGTGTCATGGGTTCAGTGCATGCTTTGATATGTAATGATGACCTAAGCAATTTagcaaaatacaataataataataaaaaaattattgtcaaagtgtactaattaaattt encodes:
- the LOC7468669 gene encoding probable receptor-like protein kinase At1g80640; the protein is MKLLHLVLALQTVPIWFFHLCLVVVHAIQEDPLVSSPPPSPISPISTSMAAFSPGVELEMGIKDQQKHEELHKKMILLLIVCCSILVVIVFLSLFSCFIYYRKSCQKKKASQCSDAEKGLSLSPFFGKFSSLRMVSNKGSVSLIDYKILEEGTNNFEDDKLLGRGGFGLVYKAVLEDDSSIAVKKLDCATDDAQREFENEVGLLSKFQHPNIISIVGYSVHEEMGFIIYELMSNGSLEDLLHGTSRGSSLNWHLRLKIALDTARGLEYLHEFCKPAVIHRDLKSSNILLDANFNAKLSDFGLAVADSSHNKNKLKLSGTVGYVAPEYLLDGELTDKSDVYAFGVVLLELLLGRRPVEKLAPAHCQSIVTWAMPQLTNRAVLPTIVDPVIRDSVDEKYLFQVAAVAVLCIQPEPSYRPLITDVVHSLVPLVPLELGGTLRVAQPTTPRGHRQG
- the LOC7489135 gene encoding aspartate aminotransferase, chloroplastic produces the protein MASTMLSLASTTPSASLSMQEILKGKARLGSGSVSTLFNKEKGNPFIKAKSFGRISMTVAVNVSRFEGIAMAPPDPILGVSEAFRADTDVKKLNLGVGAYRTEELQPYVLDVVKKAENLMLERGENKEYLPIEGLAAFNKVTAELLFGADNPVIKQQRVATVQGLSGTGSLRLAAALIERYFPGAQVLISSPTWGNHKNIFNDARVPWSEYRYYDPKTVGLDFEGMISDIKAAPEGSFVLLHGCAHNPTGIDPTPEQWEKIADVIQEKNHVPFFDVAYQGFASGSLDADASSVRLFAARGMELLIAQSYSKNLGLYAERIGAINVVCSSADAAARVKSQLKRIARPMYSNPPVHGARIVANVVGDPILFNEWKEEMEMLAGRIKNVRQKLFDSLSAKDKSGKDWSFILKQIGMFSFTGLNKTQSENMTNKWHVYMTRDGRISLAGLSLAKCEYLADAIIDSYHNVS